From a region of the Zingiber officinale cultivar Zhangliang chromosome 10B, Zo_v1.1, whole genome shotgun sequence genome:
- the LOC122029183 gene encoding phosphatidyl-N-methylethanolamine N-methyltransferase-like, translating to MEDLAVISWEVCKGRTVWIGRKPSAMNSAAVLGVLLPFPFYYILWNYPQAWVDLCGKGVDPSHRMAQISHVLKAIQFVSLFSVASFSRPPWYCLLLFLVGQFLNFKVYQLLGEAGTYYGVRFGKNLPWVTEFPFGYIKDPQYVGSILSLVACLCWVPLAYIVLWIVGYLLMMQVEASEDSATRAKPLH from the exons TCTGCAAAGGGCGAACCGTTTGGATCGGGAGGAAGCCATCAGCCATGAACTCGGCGGCGGTGCTCGGGGTGCTGCTCCCTTTCCCCTTCTACTACATCTTGTGGAACTACCCGCAGGCGTGGGTTGACCTGTGTGGGAAGGGGGTCGATCCCTCTCaccggatggctcagatctcccaCGTTCTCAAAGCTATTCAGTTCGTCTCCCTCTTTTCGGTCGCAAGCTTCTCCCGGCCGCCCTGGTACTGTCTCCTCCTCTTCCTGGTCGGCCAGTTCCTCAACTTCAA GGTGTATCAGTTGCTTGGTGAGGCAGGCACTTACTATGGTGTGCGTTTCGGCAAGAACTTGCCTTGGGTGACAGAATTTCCTTTCGGATACATAAAGGACCCTCAATACGTGGGAAGCATCCTCAGTTTGGTTGCATGTCTCTGCTGGGTTCCTTTGGCCTACATTGTTCTTTGGATTGTAGGGTATCTCCTGATGATGCAGGTAGAAGCGAGTGAAGACTCAGCAACTAGAGCCAAGCCTCTTCACTGA